The following proteins come from a genomic window of Vallitaleaceae bacterium 9-2:
- a CDS encoding peptidylprolyl isomerase codes for MEKNNPIVTIETNRDGIIQVELYPEIAPNTVNNFIALIKKGFYDGLTFHRVIPGFMIQGGCPDGTGMGGPGYCIQGEFKGNGFDNPLKHTRGVLSMARAMNPNSAGSQFFLMVKDSPHLDGQYASFGKVIEGLDICDAIVNSPRNANDQPHEPQVMTKVTVDTQGVDYDAPIKA; via the coding sequence ATGGAAAAAAACAACCCTATTGTAACGATTGAAACCAATCGTGATGGTATCATACAAGTAGAGCTATATCCTGAAATCGCACCAAATACAGTGAATAATTTTATCGCATTGATAAAAAAAGGCTTTTATGACGGTCTAACATTTCACCGAGTTATCCCCGGTTTTATGATTCAAGGCGGCTGTCCTGACGGAACCGGAATGGGTGGTCCTGGTTATTGTATACAGGGCGAATTTAAGGGCAATGGATTTGACAATCCACTTAAGCACACACGCGGCGTATTGTCTATGGCTCGAGCGATGAATCCTAACTCAGCCGGTTCTCAATTTTTCTTAATGGTAAAAGACTCACCACATCTTGATGGTCAGTATGCTTCCTTTGGAAAAGTTATTGAGGGACTTGATATTTGCGATGCTATTGTTAACAGCCCTCGCAATGCAAACGATCAACCTCATGAGCCTCAAGTTATGACTAAGGTCACTGTTGATACACAAGGTGTTGATTATGATGCACCTATTAAAGCTTAA
- a CDS encoding diguanylate cyclase → MEETRERFTYQFYLKYSKSPKEKLQEVLEIYGHKPEHHEVINQVAYCYYYCNDFFIALDFVLKGLNLSEHKKEFEENYYTLSLAGDIYRKLGISESSVYYYMEALKNPMEYDVEQKRCDLLRKMSMVYIEIRAMDIAMDYAVEALQLAELLGDEILIGNANLILCRISMARRLYDKALKYGLKSMEVFKEVDYKKGLVLVYLEIASIYERTNSCALSKEFYERALELAGDIQYNEGRIYGKCLVGKLLLKERQIKQALEVFESALNIARKYNIQKHKVELYYAMAEAYSDIQEFELAYNAYKTGTELQQYFTAESNKEKIYRLQNEYNLYIKERELAEYVEQYQSLERVNKKLSQEVQCDALTGLLNRRGIKKTFGDLEYNGRHILVLSDIDDFKLINDEYGHPCGDEILKQLADILKTSLKKGYRVSRWGGEEFLIVLPETTMEEAIAYVKFLRERVLKALFRYKDIQLKITMTFGLAPLVGEFDSSINLADQRLYKGKKEGKNQAVFS, encoded by the coding sequence ATGGAAGAAACAAGAGAACGATTTACGTATCAATTTTATTTAAAGTACTCAAAATCTCCCAAAGAAAAGCTGCAGGAGGTACTTGAAATCTATGGACATAAACCGGAACATCATGAAGTAATTAATCAAGTTGCGTATTGTTATTATTATTGTAATGATTTTTTCATTGCGTTGGATTTTGTGCTCAAAGGCCTAAATCTCTCAGAACATAAAAAAGAATTTGAAGAAAATTATTATACACTAAGTTTAGCTGGTGATATATATAGGAAGTTAGGAATTAGTGAGTCAAGTGTTTACTATTATATGGAAGCGCTGAAAAATCCTATGGAGTATGATGTGGAGCAAAAGCGCTGTGACTTGTTGAGGAAGATGTCAATGGTATATATTGAAATCCGTGCGATGGATATCGCGATGGACTATGCTGTTGAAGCGCTTCAACTTGCAGAACTTTTAGGAGACGAGATTCTTATTGGAAATGCTAATTTGATTTTGTGCCGGATTTCTATGGCTAGACGTCTGTATGACAAGGCGCTAAAATACGGTCTCAAATCAATGGAAGTCTTTAAAGAGGTTGACTATAAAAAAGGGCTGGTTCTTGTTTATCTAGAAATAGCATCTATTTATGAGCGTACAAATAGTTGTGCTTTGTCAAAAGAATTTTATGAACGTGCACTAGAGTTAGCCGGAGATATTCAATATAATGAAGGTCGAATTTATGGAAAATGCCTTGTTGGAAAACTATTATTAAAAGAGAGGCAAATCAAACAAGCGCTTGAAGTTTTTGAGTCGGCATTAAATATTGCAAGAAAATATAATATTCAAAAGCACAAAGTCGAGTTATATTATGCGATGGCAGAAGCTTACTCAGATATTCAAGAGTTTGAATTAGCCTATAATGCATATAAAACAGGAACTGAGCTTCAACAGTATTTTACAGCTGAAAGTAACAAGGAAAAAATATATCGCTTGCAAAATGAATATAACCTCTATATTAAAGAACGTGAATTGGCAGAGTATGTTGAGCAATATCAAAGTTTGGAACGCGTTAACAAAAAGTTGTCGCAAGAAGTACAATGTGATGCGCTAACGGGGTTATTGAATCGACGCGGCATTAAAAAGACATTTGGCGATTTGGAATATAATGGACGCCATATATTGGTTTTGTCCGATATTGATGATTTTAAATTGATTAATGATGAATATGGACATCCCTGTGGTGATGAAATCCTTAAACAATTAGCAGATATTTTAAAGACGAGTCTAAAAAAAGGATATCGTGTATCACGTTGGGGAGGAGAAGAGTTTTTGATTGTCCTACCGGAGACGACAATGGAGGAAGCAATTGCTTATGTAAAATTCCTTCGTGAGCGTGTGTTAAAAGCTTTGTTTAGGTATAAGGACATACAGCTTAAGATTACGATGACATTTGGATTGGCACCGCTGGTGGGTGAGTTTGATTCAAGCATAAACTTGGCGGACCAACGCCTATATAAAGGCAAAAAAGAAGGTAAAAATCAAGCAGTATTCAGTTAA
- the era gene encoding GTPase Era, which yields MFKSGFVTIIGRPNVGKSTLMNHFIGKKVAIMSNKPQTTRNRIQTILTTQKEQIVFIDTPGIHKPKHKLGEHMNQMALSTFSEVDAVLWLVEPDRTVGAGDLFIIEQLKAIKTPVILVINKMDLIPKNEILLVIDAYRQLYAFDDIVPVSALKGENSEAVLDAVRKHLVEGPMFFPEGMVTDQPEKQLVAELIREKTLYFLKEEVPHGVAVVVESFEDDEELGRLNIHATIICEKKSHKPIILGKQGQMIKKIGTRARKDIQNLLGTKVHLELWVKVKDNWRDSEFHLKNYGYDQYQ from the coding sequence ATGTTTAAATCTGGTTTTGTAACAATTATAGGACGTCCGAATGTAGGAAAGTCAACCTTAATGAATCATTTTATTGGGAAAAAAGTGGCAATTATGTCAAATAAACCACAAACGACCAGAAATCGTATTCAAACTATATTAACAACGCAAAAGGAACAAATTGTTTTTATTGATACACCGGGAATACATAAACCCAAACATAAACTTGGGGAGCACATGAATCAGATGGCGCTATCAACATTTTCAGAAGTTGATGCCGTGTTATGGTTGGTTGAACCGGATCGAACAGTGGGTGCAGGAGACTTGTTTATTATTGAACAACTTAAGGCAATAAAAACACCTGTAATCTTGGTAATCAATAAGATGGATTTGATTCCCAAAAATGAGATTTTACTTGTTATTGATGCATACCGTCAATTATATGCATTTGATGATATTGTTCCTGTGTCGGCATTAAAGGGAGAAAATTCTGAGGCGGTTTTAGATGCGGTCAGAAAACACCTAGTTGAAGGTCCGATGTTTTTCCCAGAAGGTATGGTCACAGATCAACCGGAAAAACAATTGGTTGCAGAATTGATTCGAGAAAAAACTTTGTATTTTCTAAAAGAAGAGGTACCTCATGGAGTCGCTGTTGTTGTAGAGTCTTTTGAGGATGATGAAGAATTAGGTCGACTTAATATTCATGCGACGATTATTTGTGAAAAAAAATCCCACAAACCAATTATTTTAGGTAAGCAAGGGCAGATGATTAAAAAAATCGGAACTAGGGCGCGAAAAGATATTCAAAATTTATTAGGAACAAAAGTGCACTTGGAATTATGGGTAAAAGTAAAAGACAATTGGAGAGACAGCGAATTTCACTTGAAGAATTATGGTTATGATCAATACCAATAA
- a CDS encoding histidine phosphatase family protein has product MKTIWLTRHGETEWNTIRKMQGQLNSALTDNGIQQAKNLSKWIENERIDIIYTSPLKRAYDTATILKGHREIPIVAHEDLMEINLGQWQGQCISDVKAQEPEKHQAFWFTPDKYQATSGEDFYDVRKRVQRFCQEVLDTENNKNILIVAHAIVLKSFIAYTKNLPVSKLWTGERLKPTSISKSTYMERKFSYAYIGKTEHYDQESGQGGWFIDQ; this is encoded by the coding sequence ATGAAAACGATATGGTTGACACGCCACGGAGAGACAGAGTGGAATACAATTCGAAAAATGCAGGGGCAATTGAATTCTGCATTGACTGATAACGGGATACAACAAGCAAAAAACTTATCCAAATGGATAGAAAATGAACGCATTGATATAATCTATACTTCCCCGTTGAAACGAGCCTACGATACGGCAACAATTCTTAAAGGGCATCGTGAGATACCCATCGTTGCTCATGAAGACTTAATGGAAATTAATCTTGGACAGTGGCAAGGCCAGTGTATTTCTGACGTCAAAGCCCAAGAGCCTGAAAAACATCAGGCCTTTTGGTTTACACCTGATAAATATCAAGCAACAAGTGGTGAAGATTTTTATGATGTTCGCAAGCGTGTTCAGCGCTTTTGTCAAGAAGTTTTGGATACGGAAAATAATAAAAATATATTAATTGTTGCACATGCAATTGTCTTAAAAAGTTTTATAGCATATACAAAAAATCTACCGGTGTCTAAGCTGTGGACGGGAGAGCGGTTAAAGCCTACGTCTATAAGTAAGAGCACATATATGGAGCGCAAGTTTTCCTATGCATACATCGGAAAAACGGAGCATTATGACCAAGAGAGTGGGCAGGGTGGATGGTTTATCGATCAATAA
- a CDS encoding GGGtGRT protein → MPLFESYARRIDQITPVLEKYDIESLEAAKQLCLDKGIDVHQIVKEIQPICFENALWAYTLGAAIAIKKGLTVAAEAAEALGEGLQAFCIPGSVADQRLVGIGHGNLAAMLLREETTCFAFLAGHESFAAAEGAIGIAKSANKVRKQPLQVILNGLGKDAAQIISRINGFTHVETAFDYYTGELKVVNEKAYSTGDRGAVRCYGADDVREGVAIMHHENVGVSITGNSTNPTRFQHPVAGTYKKECIEQGKKYFSVASGGGTGRTLHPDNMGAGPASYGMTDTMGRMHSDAQFAGSSSVPAHVEMMGLIGMGNNPMVGASVAVAVAIEQNA, encoded by the coding sequence ATGCCATTATTTGAAAGTTACGCTAGAAGAATAGATCAAATAACGCCAGTATTAGAAAAATATGATATCGAAAGCCTTGAGGCTGCTAAACAACTTTGTTTAGATAAAGGAATTGACGTACATCAAATCGTTAAAGAGATTCAACCTATCTGTTTTGAAAACGCATTATGGGCTTATACACTTGGTGCAGCTATCGCGATTAAAAAAGGATTAACTGTTGCTGCTGAAGCTGCTGAAGCTCTTGGTGAAGGTCTTCAAGCTTTCTGTATTCCTGGTTCCGTTGCCGATCAACGTCTTGTTGGTATTGGTCATGGTAATCTTGCTGCTATGTTACTTCGTGAAGAGACAACATGCTTTGCTTTCCTTGCTGGTCATGAGTCCTTTGCTGCTGCTGAAGGTGCAATTGGTATTGCAAAATCTGCAAACAAAGTACGTAAACAACCACTTCAAGTTATCCTAAACGGTCTTGGAAAAGATGCAGCACAAATCATTTCACGTATTAATGGTTTTACACATGTTGAAACTGCATTTGATTATTATACAGGTGAATTAAAAGTTGTTAACGAAAAAGCATACTCAACAGGCGACCGTGGTGCCGTTCGTTGTTATGGTGCTGATGATGTTCGTGAAGGTGTTGCGATTATGCACCACGAAAATGTTGGTGTATCCATCACTGGTAACTCCACAAACCCTACGCGTTTCCAACACCCTGTTGCCGGAACATATAAAAAAGAATGTATCGAGCAAGGTAAAAAATACTTCTCCGTTGCATCTGGTGGTGGTACAGGCCGTACACTTCACCCTGATAACATGGGTGCTGGTCCTGCATCATACGGAATGACAGACACAATGGGTCGTATGCACTCTGACGCTCAATTTGCCGGGTCTTCTTCTGTACCTGCTCACGTTGAGATGATGGGACTTATCGGAATGGGTAACAACCCAATGGTTGGTGCATCTGTTGCTGTTGCTGTTGCTATCGAGCAAAATGCATAA